The Malus domestica chromosome 06, GDT2T_hap1 genome has a segment encoding these proteins:
- the LOC103437864 gene encoding remorin 1.4-like isoform X1, which translates to MSHYTDAQDIELATAVASAAFAIHSNEEPKLQYRKGTRESIPIPRTKSLQDMTTGRPNKETRNNVDEVSRKKSMDQRELPSRYPNRASSSRPSTPGNGYQNQRGSSVGRNDVETKPDAWERAQMKKIQRRYEKVKATIVAWENEKKMQAKAKMERRKNEIEQRRARNMQHYQIKQARIDQIAGGARAQAEEKRRNEESKVKEKAKRIRSTGKAPATCFCFTCN; encoded by the exons ATGAGTCATTATACTGATGCACAAGATATCGAGCTTGCAACAGCCGTTGCATCAGCTGCGTTCGCCATTCACTCCAATGAAGAACCTAAATTACAGTATCGAAAAGGGACGAGGGAAAGCATTCCGATCCCAAGGACCAAGAGTTTGCAGGACATGACGACTGGGCGACCAAACAAGGAAACAAGGAATAATG TAGATGAAGTTTCAAGGAAAAAGTCAATGGATCAAAGAGAACTTCCATCTAGGTACCCTAATCGGGCATCCTCTTCAAGACCTTCGACTCCTGGAAATGGATACCAGAACCAAAGGGGAAGTTCAGTCGGACGTAATGATGTGGAAACAAAACCAGATGCTTGGGAGAGAGCTCAGATGAAGAAGATTCAGAGGCG GTATGAGAAAGTGAAGGCTACAATTGTTGCTTgggaaaatgagaagaaaatgcAAGCAAAAGCTAAGATGGAGAGGAGAAAG AATGAAATTGAGCagagaagagcaagaaacaTGCAGCATTACCAAATTAAGCAAGCAAGAATTGACCAGATAGCAGGAGGAGCAAGGGCACAAGCGGAAGAGAAACGAAGAAATGAAGAGTCGAAAGTGAAAGAAAAGGCGAAAAGGATTAGGTCAACAGGCAAGGCTCCTGCTACATGCTTCTGCTTCACTTGTAACTAG
- the LOC103437864 gene encoding remorin 4.2-like isoform X2 yields the protein MSHYTDAQDIELATAVASAAFAIHSNEEPKLQYRKGTRESIPIPRTKSLQDMTTGRPNKETRNNDEVSRKKSMDQRELPSRYPNRASSSRPSTPGNGYQNQRGSSVGRNDVETKPDAWERAQMKKIQRRYEKVKATIVAWENEKKMQAKAKMERRKNEIEQRRARNMQHYQIKQARIDQIAGGARAQAEEKRRNEESKVKEKAKRIRSTGKAPATCFCFTCN from the exons ATGAGTCATTATACTGATGCACAAGATATCGAGCTTGCAACAGCCGTTGCATCAGCTGCGTTCGCCATTCACTCCAATGAAGAACCTAAATTACAGTATCGAAAAGGGACGAGGGAAAGCATTCCGATCCCAAGGACCAAGAGTTTGCAGGACATGACGACTGGGCGACCAAACAAGGAAACAAGGAATAATG ATGAAGTTTCAAGGAAAAAGTCAATGGATCAAAGAGAACTTCCATCTAGGTACCCTAATCGGGCATCCTCTTCAAGACCTTCGACTCCTGGAAATGGATACCAGAACCAAAGGGGAAGTTCAGTCGGACGTAATGATGTGGAAACAAAACCAGATGCTTGGGAGAGAGCTCAGATGAAGAAGATTCAGAGGCG GTATGAGAAAGTGAAGGCTACAATTGTTGCTTgggaaaatgagaagaaaatgcAAGCAAAAGCTAAGATGGAGAGGAGAAAG AATGAAATTGAGCagagaagagcaagaaacaTGCAGCATTACCAAATTAAGCAAGCAAGAATTGACCAGATAGCAGGAGGAGCAAGGGCACAAGCGGAAGAGAAACGAAGAAATGAAGAGTCGAAAGTGAAAGAAAAGGCGAAAAGGATTAGGTCAACAGGCAAGGCTCCTGCTACATGCTTCTGCTTCACTTGTAACTAG
- the LOC103437867 gene encoding SNAP25 homologous protein SNAP33-like yields MFGLKKSPLKSAKHITLNPVHPASSDSNPFEDAPVGQNTSTNPFDGQRGQEKSSSYAYKTVLTERNKYKNDFRDTGGVQNQSVEELENYAVYKAEETTKAVHGCLKIAEEMREDATKTLVMLHQQGEQITRTHMVAADMDQDLTRGEKLLGSLGGIFSKTWKPKRTRPIRGPLITGDHAVRKGSQEEREKLGLAPAPKGRSNPRTLPDGPTSTLQKVEVEKAKQDDGLSNLSDLLGELKGMAIDMGSEIERQGKSLDHLYDDADVLNSRIGDANLRGRRLLGK; encoded by the exons ATGTTTGGTTTAAAGAAGTCTCCTTTGAAGTCTGCTAAACATATCACACTGAATCCTGTACATCCGGCGTCCTCTGACTCAAACCCTTTTGAAGATGCACCGGTTGGACAGAATACAAGCACTAATCCATTTGATGGCCAGCGAGGGCAGGAGAAGTCTTCTTCCTATGCATACAAGACTGTTTTGACTGAGAGGAACAAATACAAGAATGATTTCCGTGACACAGGAGGAGTACAGAATCAATCAGTGGAAGAGTTGGAGAACTATGCAGTGTACAAGGCTGAGGAGACTACAAAAGCAGTCCACGGCTGCTTGAAGATTGCTGAAGAAATGAGAGAGGATGCTACCAAGACTTTGGTCATGTTGCATCAGCAAGGCGAACAAATCACTAGGACCCACATGGTTGCTGCAGACATGGATCAGGATCTTACTCGG GGTGAAAAGCTTCTGGGAAGTCTTGGGGGCATCTTCTCTAAGACTTGGAAGCCAAAGAGGACTCGCCCAATACGTGGCCCTCTCATTACAGGAg ACCATGCAGTCAGAAAGGGCAGCCAGGAGGAGAGGGAGAAGTTGGGACTGGCACCAGCACCCAAGGGAAGATCTAATCCACGAACATTACCTGATGGACCAACCAGCACCCTTCAGAAAGTCGAG GTTGAGAAGGCGAAGCAAGATGATGGATTGTCCAATTTAAGTGATCTATTGGGAGAGCTGAAGGGTATGGCCATTGACATGGGGTCTGAAATTGAGAG GCAAGGCAAATCTCTGGACCATCTCTACGATGATGCTGATGTGTTAAACAGCCGTATTGGAGATGCAAATCTACGTGGTCGTCGCTTGCTCGGAAAGTAG
- the LOC103437866 gene encoding heparanase-like protein 1, protein MAFRLSLVLFLVSLPAILAQDFGKTNNVENVKVVVNGSLAVAQVDNNFVCATIDWWNHEKCDYGHCPWGNASALNLNLSHPLLAKSIQAFDQLRIRIGGSLEDQLLYDVGNLKYPCHPFRKMKGGLFGFSRGCLTMSRWDELNQFFSKTRSIITFSLNALLGRHHKGGGAWVGDWDSSNAYDFIKYTVSKRYQIDSWEFGNELSGSGVEASVGAGQYGRDLIKLKSIINHLYNESVPKPALMAPGGFFDQSWFTRLLQVSGSGTVDIISQHLYNLGAGVDPTLVKKILDPHYLDRAYGSFHDLEQTVKKNGPWASIWVGESGGAYNSGGRNVSDTYVNSFWYLDQLGMSAKYNTRVYCRQSLVGGNYGLLNRTSFVPNPDYYSALLWHRLMGQGVLSANNNGSADLRTYAHCTRGRAGITLLLINLSNETNFIVNIANVLDTDLGAQAGNVSKESYFKRGLKRTVSWVGRKALDEAIYREEYHLTPKDGDVKSKTMVLNGAPLEITKDGNIPELEPTRVDMKAPLRIAPLSIKFVVLPFFDAQACL, encoded by the exons ATGGCATTCCGTCTCTCCTTGGTCCTCTTTCTGGTTTCTCTCCCTGCAATTTTAGCTCAAGATTTTGGGAAAACTAACAATGTTGAAAATGTTAAGGTTGTGGTTAACGGCAGTTTAGCTGTTGCACAAGTTGACAATAACTTTGTCTGTGCCACTATTGATTGGTGGAACCATGAAAAGTGTGACTACGGCCACTGTCCATGGGGAAATGCATCCGCATTAAATTTG AACTTATCTCATCCTTTGCTAGCCAAGTCAATCCAAG CTTTCGATCAGTTGAGAATCAGAATTGGAGGTTCCTTGGAAGACCAACTATTGTACGatgttggaaatttgaaataTCCTTGCCATCCTTTCAGAAAGATGAAAGGTGGCTTGTTCGGTTTTTCTAGAGGATGTTTAACTATGAGTAGATGGGATGAGCTGAACCAATTTTTCAGCAAAACAAG GTCCATCATCACATTTAGCTTGAATGCACTGTTGGGGAGGCACCACAAAGGCGGGGGAGCTTGGGTAGGAGACTGGGACTCTagcaatgcttatgattttattAAGTACACCGTCTCAAAGAGATACCAGATAGATTCATGGGAATTTG GAAATGAGCTCAGTGGTAGTGGTGTTGAAGCTAGTGTTGGAGCTGGACAATACGGAAGAGATTTGATCAAGCTTAAAAGCATCATCAACCATCTGTACAATGAGTCCGTTCCTAAACCTGCGCTTATGGCGCCTGGAGGATTCTTTGACCAATCGTGGTTTACTAGGCTTCTTCAGGTTTCTGGTTCTGGCACAGTCGATATCATCTCTCAGCATCTCTACAATTTGGGTGCAG GTGTTGATCCCACGTTGGTGAAAAAAATATTGGATCCCCATTACCTGGACCGTGCATATGGGTCATTCCATGATCTTGAACAAACTGTGAAAAAGAACGGTCCTTGGGCTTCTATATGGGTTGGTGAATCTGGAGGGGCCTATAACAGCGGTGGTCGTAATGTGTCTGACACATATGTGAACAGCTTTTG GTACTTGGATCAGCTCGGAATGTCAGCGAAGTACAATACCAGAGTATATTGCAGGCAGTCTCTAGTTGGCGGGAACTACGGTCTTCTCAACAGAACCTCATTTGTTCCTAACCCAGATTACTACAG TGCACTTCTATGGCATCGGCTTATGGGACAAGGAGTTCTTAGTGCCAACAACAACGGTTCAGCAGATTTACGCACTTATGCCCATTGTACAAGAGGAAGA GCTGGTATAACTCTGCTCCTTATCAATCTAAGCAATGAGACTAATTTCATTGTCAATATTGCAAATGTTTTGGACACCGATTTGGGTGCTCAAGCAGGAAACGTTAGCAAAGAGAGTTATTTCAAGCGCGGCCTGAAGAGAACGGTGTCATGGGTTGGACGCAAAGCATTAGACGAAGCAATTTACAGAGAAGAATACCATCTGACACCGAAAGATGGGGACGTCAAAAGCAAGACCATGGTTCTCAACGGAGCTCCATTGGAGATTACCAAGGACGGAAACATCCCAGAATTGGAACCCACTCGTGTTGACATGAAAGCTCCGTTAAGAATCGCCCCGTTGTCCATCAAGTTCGTGGTGTTACCTTTCTTTGATGCGCAAGCATGTCTATGA